From a region of the Myxococcus fulvus genome:
- a CDS encoding aminotransferase class I/II-fold pyridoxal phosphate-dependent enzyme produces the protein MELKNRYRNTESMIGHGNPSFTSAKEAGLLDLSVHNTGRGTLSLPDGREFINMCSCSYLGLDSHPDVLQGAIDVLQRERTLCMSISRLRIRLADLDALEEELSHRWRAKTIVTNSASSASAGLLPLIASGHLLPDGQKPILVFDKSAHFSMNLIKPICADETHVITAPHNDLDFLEDLCRKHARVAYVADGFYSMGGVAIVKDLFHLQDKYGLFLYFDDSHSLSIYGASGEGYVRATMGGEVNSRTIIIGSLGKGFGTAGGAVMLGPQQHADLVGRFAGPLGWSQSLSIPAIGASLASARLHGGADLAERQRALRANVRFFDERVPTRTSGEDFPIKIIDVGPEPLAVERSRRLMAAGFYSSAVFFPIVPKGRAGLRIMLRSNLSTEDLQRLCDAVLELAAPGTSEPLAS, from the coding sequence ATGGAACTCAAGAATCGCTATCGCAACACGGAGTCGATGATCGGCCACGGCAACCCGTCGTTCACGTCGGCGAAGGAAGCAGGGCTGCTGGACCTGTCCGTGCACAACACCGGACGCGGAACGCTGTCACTGCCGGATGGACGTGAGTTCATCAACATGTGCTCGTGCTCGTACCTGGGGCTGGACTCACACCCGGACGTGCTCCAGGGCGCCATCGACGTGCTCCAGCGCGAGCGCACCCTGTGCATGTCCATCTCCCGGCTGCGAATCCGACTGGCGGACCTGGACGCGCTCGAGGAGGAGCTGTCCCACCGCTGGCGCGCGAAGACCATCGTCACCAACTCCGCCAGCTCCGCCAGCGCGGGCCTCTTGCCCCTCATCGCGTCCGGCCACCTGCTGCCCGACGGCCAGAAGCCCATCCTCGTCTTCGACAAGTCCGCGCACTTCTCGATGAACCTCATCAAGCCCATCTGCGCGGATGAGACGCACGTCATCACCGCGCCGCACAATGATTTGGACTTCCTGGAGGACCTCTGCCGCAAGCACGCGCGCGTCGCGTACGTGGCGGACGGCTTCTACTCGATGGGTGGTGTGGCCATCGTGAAGGACCTGTTCCACCTCCAGGACAAGTACGGGCTGTTCCTCTACTTCGACGACTCGCACTCGCTCTCCATCTACGGCGCGTCGGGCGAGGGCTACGTGCGCGCGACGATGGGCGGCGAGGTCAACTCGCGCACCATCATCATCGGCTCGCTGGGCAAGGGCTTCGGCACGGCGGGCGGCGCCGTCATGCTGGGGCCCCAGCAGCACGCGGACCTGGTGGGCCGCTTCGCCGGTCCCCTCGGCTGGTCCCAGAGCCTGTCGATTCCGGCCATCGGCGCGAGCCTGGCCTCGGCGCGGCTGCACGGCGGCGCGGACCTGGCCGAGCGACAACGCGCCCTCAGGGCCAACGTGCGCTTCTTCGACGAGCGCGTGCCCACGCGGACCTCGGGCGAGGACTTCCCCATCAAGATCATCGACGTGGGGCCCGAGCCCCTGGCGGTGGAGCGCTCGCGGCGGTTGATGGCCGCGGGCTTCTACTCCTCCGCCGTGTTCTTCCCCATCGTCCCCAAGGGGCGGGCGGGGCTTCGCATCATGCTGCGCTCCAACCTGTCCACCGAGGACCTCCAGCGGCTGTGTGACGCCGTGCTGGAGCTGGCGGCGCCTGGGACTTCGGAGCCACTCGCATCATGA
- a CDS encoding cyclic nucleotide-binding domain-containing protein, protein MWTRFLPAGRVVVREGDPGSSMFVILEGRVGVYREPAGAQARMVGQLSGGHFFGEMALMTKCPRTASVVTMERTVLRELSRTGLVLMGARHGLEAPVVEMRCRERLLEDALRSSPLLAALSPELWTQLGSALVPCSIGAGETLLTRGLPGEALYILLRGRCGVFHTHADGRVTPYPDMEEGAIFGEVSLLRGRLATATVKTLTPCTLLRLDRDVFRKFFWGQAEIRRALVSLGLERMHRTMDVIVNPSE, encoded by the coding sequence GTGTGGACGCGGTTCCTGCCGGCGGGGCGGGTGGTGGTGCGCGAGGGAGACCCGGGCTCTTCGATGTTCGTCATCCTGGAGGGGCGGGTGGGGGTGTACCGGGAGCCCGCGGGCGCCCAGGCGCGCATGGTGGGGCAGCTGTCCGGGGGGCACTTCTTCGGCGAGATGGCGCTGATGACGAAGTGTCCGAGGACGGCGAGCGTGGTGACGATGGAGCGCACCGTGCTACGCGAGCTGTCCCGGACGGGGCTGGTGTTGATGGGCGCGCGTCACGGGCTGGAGGCGCCGGTGGTCGAGATGCGATGCCGCGAGCGGTTGCTGGAGGATGCGTTGCGGAGCAGTCCGCTGCTGGCGGCGCTGTCGCCGGAGCTGTGGACGCAGCTGGGCAGCGCCTTGGTGCCGTGTTCCATCGGCGCGGGTGAGACGCTGCTCACGCGCGGGCTCCCCGGCGAGGCGCTCTACATCCTGCTGCGCGGCAGGTGCGGCGTCTTCCACACGCACGCGGATGGTCGTGTCACCCCGTATCCCGACATGGAGGAGGGGGCCATCTTCGGCGAGGTGTCGTTGCTGCGAGGACGGCTCGCGACGGCGACGGTGAAGACCCTGACGCCGTGCACGCTGCTTCGCTTGGACCGGGACGTGTTCCGCAAGTTCTTCTGGGGCCAGGCGGAGATTCGTCGCGCGCTGGTGAGCCTGGGGCTGGAGCGCATGCACCGGACGATGGACGTCATCGTCAACCCGTCGGAGTGA
- a CDS encoding aldolase/citrate lyase family protein has product MTMPLQCRSFLVTPAIDPSRFDKAVEVGADMGLLDLEDGVPHALKSEARRLALSYLSSSRPRGPLSLRINSLRTEAGLRDVLALLDSNARLDALLLPKVESPAEIQQLDALLGDRFPELSLLAIIETARGVEAVDAIALSAPRLRGLIFGAADLSAQMGVSLSWEPMLYARSRIAMAAAIAGLNAIDSPYFGMGDLSGLEEETRKVGALGYTGKIVIHPDQVGVVHAALRPTPQMVAHARRVLAQAGDGKGGIHVVGGSMIGPPLVTVARRVLASVQHDEAMAPVHLRAGSGSGDS; this is encoded by the coding sequence ATGACCATGCCCTTGCAGTGCAGGTCCTTCCTGGTGACGCCCGCCATCGACCCCTCCCGCTTCGACAAGGCGGTGGAGGTGGGCGCGGACATGGGACTGCTCGACCTGGAAGATGGTGTCCCCCACGCCCTGAAGTCGGAGGCCCGCCGGCTGGCGCTGTCCTATCTGTCCTCCTCCCGCCCGCGCGGGCCGCTGAGCCTGCGCATCAACAGCCTGCGCACCGAGGCGGGCCTGCGCGACGTGCTCGCGCTGCTGGACTCCAACGCGCGGCTGGATGCCCTGCTCTTGCCCAAGGTGGAGTCGCCCGCTGAAATCCAGCAGCTCGACGCGCTCCTGGGAGACCGCTTCCCGGAGCTGTCGCTGCTGGCCATCATCGAGACGGCGCGCGGCGTGGAGGCCGTGGACGCCATCGCCCTGTCCGCGCCCCGGCTGCGCGGCCTCATCTTCGGCGCCGCGGACCTGTCCGCGCAGATGGGCGTGTCCCTGTCCTGGGAGCCCATGCTCTACGCGCGCTCGCGCATCGCCATGGCGGCGGCCATCGCGGGGCTCAACGCCATCGACTCGCCGTACTTCGGCATGGGGGACTTGTCGGGGCTGGAGGAGGAGACGCGCAAGGTGGGCGCGCTGGGCTACACCGGCAAGATCGTCATCCACCCGGACCAGGTGGGCGTCGTGCACGCGGCGCTGCGGCCCACGCCGCAGATGGTGGCCCACGCGCGCCGGGTGCTCGCGCAGGCCGGTGACGGAAAGGGCGGCATCCACGTCGTCGGAGGGAGCATGATTGGCCCCCCGCTCGTGACGGTGGCGCGGCGGGTGCTGGCGAGCGTCCAGCATGACGAGGCCATGGCGCCCGTCCACCTGCGCGCGGGCTCCGGGAGTGGGGACTCATGA
- a CDS encoding non-ribosomal peptide synthetase: MEPRTETERAVALIWSEVLNIQQVGALDSFFELGGHSLLATQVLSRLRTVMRVELSLQEMFDLGTVEALAGRIDALVALRPGEVLEPVRASRERPSSLVPCERQAELSFAQQRLWFLDQYAPGSPLYNLPAAIRLEGTLDVAALERAFTELVCRHQSLRTVFPARDGRPLQVVAHAGNAPMGLEVEDLRYLPASEREALGLRAVREEARKPFDLVRGPLLRARLLRLQEGEHLVVVTMHHIVSDAWSIAVLIREMVALYEAFSEGRASPLPELPIQYVDHAVRQRDRLRGEALERQVEWWRKQLDGAPPSLELPTDHPRGEDASNPGAVIKVALPVGLVRMLRGFCRQEGATLFMGLLAGLQALLARYSGQDDICVGAPVAGRTSPDTEGLIGFFVNTLVLRTKLEGEPTFRELLKRVRETTLGAYSHQDVPFEKLVEVLRPERQPKRTPFFEVALVLVNTPMAALESPGLRFRPLDVDSGTSKFDFTLTLSESPSGLTGTLEYRTDLYEPASAERLVAHLERLLERAVLAPDVRLSELSLLTESDRRLALERWNPAPSETRVDVCAHELVEAQARRTPEAVAVVWGGESLTYAELERRANQLAWHLGALGVGAGERVGLCMERSLEQLVGLLGILKAGAAYVPLDAKYPAERLGYMVEDAGVARVLTTKRQLGALPAGAKKKALCVDEEAGEVAKRPELAPPRAVPPGGTCYVVYTSGSTGKPKGVALSHAALCNLLLWQKAHSVKAEARTLQFASLSFDVSFQEIFATWSAGGTLVVPPAALRQDVPALLDFMASQRVERLFVPFVALQALADAVAHGARVPESLREVVTAGEQLQVTPAVVAFFEKLPGCVLENQYGPSETHVVSAYRLKGPPGSWPRLPPIGVPLPDTKLLVLDEKGRLCPVGVAGELHIGGAQLAQGYHERAELTAKRFVPDGYAREVGARLYRTGDRARWRSDGVVEFLGRLDAQVKVRGYRIELAEVEAALRELEGVKDAAVGVHEETPGDRRLVGYVVPRAGAAWEPEALKEALGRKLPEHMVPPALVRLEALPLTPSGKVARAKLPAPDLASLRGAAPFVAPRDTLETQLAEAFASVLKLPRVSVTDSFFSLGGHSLLATQAMARIRHHLRRELPLRMLFEAPSVAALARRIEAELPPVESRASAPMQARTRFRNENEQGDTEEEMLSFAQQRLWFLDQYRPGSPLYNIPAALRLKGSLDVPALEQAFTELVRRHQSLRTVFQSREGRPMQVISRSAPPRILLSVQDLAPLSESERETEAHRRAWAEARRPFDLTRGPLLRTALLRLGAREHLLLVTLHHIIADAWSIAVLIREVVTLYEAFSEGRRSPLPELGIQYADYAVQQREWLQGDVLERQLTWWRKQLDGVPAMLELPTDRPRPVEARNPGAVLKVDLSRELTRSLVSLCQREGATLFMGLLAGLQALLSRYSGQDDICVGAPIAGRQQMETEGLIGFFVNTLVLRTKLDGDPTFRELLGRVRETTLGAYSHQDVPFEKLVEVLQPERQPGHTPFFQVAMVLLNTPPMELSTPGLSFEAMDVDSGTSKFDFTLMLRETPTGLTGTLEYRTDLYEPASAERFVAHLERLLEGAVANPLHRVSELPLVSDADRRLVLEDWNATSTGPRWEVCAHELVEAQARRTPEAVAVVWGGESLTYAELERRANQLAWHLGALGVGAGERVGLCMERSLEQLVGLLGILKAGAAYVPLDAKYPAERLGYMVEDAGVARVLTTKRQLGALPAGAKKKALCVDEEAGEVAKRPELAPPRAVPPGGTCYVVYTSGSTGKPKGVALSHAALCNLLLWQKAHSVKAEARTLQFASLSFDVSFQEIFATWSAGGTLVVPPAALRQDVPALLDFMASQRVERLFVPFVALQALADAVAHGARVPESLREVVTAGEQLQVTPAVVAFFEKLPGCVLENQYGPSETHVVSAYRLKGPPGSWPRLPPIGVPLPDTKLLVLDEKGRLCPVGVAGELHIGGAQLAQGYHERAELTAKRFVPDGYAREVGARLYRTGDRARWRSDGVVEFLGRLDAQVKVRGYRIELAEVEAALRELEGVKDAAVGVHEETPGDRRLVGYVVPRAGAAWEPEALKEALGRKLPEHMVPPALVRLEALPLTPSGKVARAKLPAPDLASLRGAAPFVAPRDTLETQLAEAFASVLKLPRVSVTDSFFSLGGHSLLATQVVARIRNRLKADIHLTTLFEAPSVAALARRIEAAPRAPLATLPPIVPAPRDKPVPLSYSQERLWKLFKANPQSTAYNQPAAYRFKGALNPDALRAAVQALVDRHESLRTTFTEEAGQPVQKVAATSRIDLPLEDFRAREDREEEVLRRIAEDARKPFDLTHGPLVRGGLIRLADDEYLFIFSKHHILSDGWSESVITREVVHLYTAFARGTTPSLPPLVIQYPDYAAWQRRWLSGVELESRLSYWRNALAKAPKLLELPLDKPRPPTRTFNGTWIPVSLGRARSDALNLLCQRERVTPFMALLSLFGTLLCRRARQEELVIGSPIANRALPEVESLIGLFVNTVALNVDVRGNPSFRQLLARVRDVTLGAYAHQEVPIDQVVDTLVPQRQQNRAPLFQVMFVLQNTPAESLDLPELTLMPMPSDRGASIYELTLSLQEQEDGFCGLLEFNTDLFEPDTARRLCGAFSALLDAVLATPDMRVGIDAVIPGFEGQE; encoded by the coding sequence ATGGAGCCCCGCACCGAGACTGAACGCGCGGTGGCGCTCATCTGGAGTGAGGTATTGAACATTCAGCAAGTGGGCGCGCTCGACAGTTTCTTCGAGCTGGGTGGCCACTCGTTGCTGGCGACGCAGGTGTTGTCACGCCTCCGGACGGTGATGCGCGTGGAGCTGTCGCTCCAGGAGATGTTCGACCTGGGGACGGTGGAGGCGCTGGCGGGGCGCATCGACGCGTTGGTGGCGCTGCGGCCCGGAGAGGTGCTGGAGCCGGTGCGCGCGTCGCGGGAGCGGCCGTCGTCGCTGGTGCCGTGCGAGCGGCAGGCGGAGTTGTCCTTCGCGCAGCAGCGGCTGTGGTTCCTGGACCAGTACGCGCCGGGCAGTCCGCTCTACAACCTGCCCGCGGCCATCCGGCTGGAGGGCACGCTCGACGTGGCCGCGTTGGAGCGGGCCTTCACGGAGCTGGTGTGTCGGCACCAGTCGCTGCGCACGGTGTTCCCGGCGCGGGATGGGCGGCCGTTGCAGGTGGTGGCCCACGCGGGCAACGCGCCGATGGGGCTGGAGGTGGAGGACCTGCGCTACCTGCCCGCGTCGGAGCGCGAGGCGCTGGGGCTGCGCGCTGTGCGCGAGGAGGCACGCAAGCCGTTCGACCTGGTGCGGGGGCCGCTGTTGCGCGCGCGGCTGTTGCGGCTGCAGGAGGGGGAGCACCTGGTGGTGGTGACGATGCATCACATCGTCTCGGACGCGTGGTCCATCGCGGTGCTCATCCGGGAGATGGTGGCGCTCTACGAGGCGTTCAGCGAGGGACGTGCGTCCCCGCTGCCCGAGCTCCCCATCCAGTACGTGGACCATGCGGTGCGGCAGCGCGACCGGCTGCGTGGCGAGGCGCTGGAGCGGCAGGTCGAGTGGTGGCGCAAGCAGCTGGACGGCGCGCCTCCGTCGCTGGAGCTGCCGACGGACCATCCTCGCGGCGAGGACGCGTCGAATCCGGGAGCCGTCATCAAGGTGGCGCTGCCGGTGGGGCTGGTGCGCATGCTGCGCGGCTTCTGTCGACAGGAGGGCGCGACGCTGTTCATGGGCCTGCTGGCGGGACTGCAGGCGCTGCTGGCGCGCTACTCGGGGCAGGACGACATCTGCGTGGGAGCTCCCGTGGCGGGGAGGACCTCTCCGGACACGGAGGGGTTGATCGGCTTCTTCGTGAACACGCTGGTGCTGCGCACGAAGCTGGAGGGGGAGCCGACGTTCCGTGAACTGCTGAAGCGGGTGCGGGAGACGACGCTGGGCGCGTACTCGCACCAGGACGTGCCCTTCGAGAAGCTCGTCGAAGTGCTCCGGCCGGAGCGACAGCCGAAGCGGACGCCCTTCTTCGAGGTCGCGCTGGTGCTGGTCAACACGCCGATGGCGGCGCTGGAGAGCCCGGGGCTGCGCTTCCGTCCGCTCGACGTCGACAGTGGCACGTCGAAGTTCGACTTCACGCTGACGTTGAGTGAGTCACCCTCGGGGCTCACGGGCACGCTGGAGTACCGCACGGATTTGTACGAGCCCGCGTCGGCCGAGCGCCTCGTTGCGCACCTGGAGCGGTTGTTGGAGCGCGCGGTGCTCGCGCCCGATGTCCGCCTGTCCGAGTTGTCGCTGCTCACGGAGTCGGACCGGCGGCTGGCGTTGGAGCGCTGGAACCCCGCGCCCTCGGAGACTCGCGTCGACGTCTGCGCGCACGAGCTGGTGGAGGCGCAGGCGAGGAGGACGCCGGAGGCGGTGGCGGTGGTGTGGGGAGGGGAGTCGCTGACGTACGCGGAGCTTGAGCGTCGGGCGAATCAGTTGGCGTGGCACCTGGGAGCGCTGGGGGTGGGGGCGGGGGAGCGGGTGGGGTTGTGCATGGAGCGCTCGCTGGAGCAGCTGGTGGGGCTGTTGGGGATATTGAAGGCGGGGGCGGCGTACGTGCCGCTGGACGCGAAGTACCCGGCGGAGCGGCTGGGGTACATGGTGGAGGATGCGGGGGTGGCGCGGGTGCTGACGACGAAGCGTCAGCTGGGCGCACTGCCAGCGGGGGCGAAGAAGAAGGCGCTGTGCGTGGACGAGGAGGCGGGGGAGGTGGCGAAGCGTCCGGAGCTTGCGCCGCCGAGGGCGGTGCCACCGGGTGGCACGTGCTACGTGGTGTACACGTCGGGAAGCACGGGGAAGCCGAAGGGGGTGGCGCTGTCGCACGCGGCGCTGTGCAACCTCTTGCTATGGCAGAAGGCGCACTCGGTGAAGGCGGAGGCGAGGACGCTGCAATTCGCGTCGCTGAGCTTCGACGTGTCATTCCAGGAGATTTTCGCGACGTGGAGCGCGGGAGGGACGCTGGTGGTGCCGCCGGCGGCGCTGAGGCAGGACGTGCCGGCGCTGCTGGACTTCATGGCGAGCCAGCGGGTGGAGAGACTCTTCGTGCCCTTCGTGGCGCTGCAGGCGCTGGCGGACGCGGTGGCGCATGGGGCGAGGGTGCCCGAGTCGCTGCGAGAGGTGGTGACGGCGGGAGAGCAGCTGCAGGTGACGCCGGCGGTGGTGGCCTTCTTCGAGAAGCTGCCGGGGTGCGTGCTGGAGAACCAGTACGGCCCGTCGGAGACGCACGTGGTGAGTGCGTACCGGCTGAAGGGGCCGCCGGGGAGCTGGCCGAGGCTGCCGCCGATTGGAGTGCCGCTGCCGGACACGAAGCTGCTGGTGTTGGATGAGAAGGGGCGGCTGTGCCCGGTGGGGGTGGCGGGAGAGCTGCACATAGGAGGGGCGCAGCTGGCGCAGGGGTACCACGAGAGGGCGGAGCTGACGGCGAAGCGCTTCGTGCCGGACGGGTACGCGAGGGAGGTGGGGGCGAGGCTGTACCGGACGGGGGACAGGGCGAGGTGGAGGAGCGACGGGGTGGTGGAGTTTTTGGGGCGGTTGGACGCGCAGGTGAAGGTGAGGGGTTACCGGATAGAGCTGGCGGAGGTGGAGGCGGCGCTGCGTGAGTTGGAGGGGGTGAAGGACGCGGCGGTGGGGGTGCACGAGGAGACGCCGGGGGACAGGAGGCTGGTGGGGTACGTGGTGCCGAGGGCGGGGGCGGCATGGGAGCCGGAGGCGCTGAAGGAGGCGCTGGGGCGCAAGCTGCCGGAGCACATGGTGCCGCCGGCGCTGGTGAGGCTGGAGGCACTGCCGCTGACGCCGAGCGGGAAGGTGGCGAGGGCGAAGCTGCCGGCGCCGGACCTGGCGAGCCTGCGAGGCGCGGCGCCCTTCGTGGCACCGAGGGACACGCTGGAGACGCAGCTGGCGGAGGCCTTCGCGTCGGTGCTGAAACTGCCGCGGGTCAGCGTCACCGACAGTTTCTTCAGCCTCGGCGGCCACTCGCTGCTGGCGACACAGGCGATGGCTCGCATCCGCCATCACCTGCGCAGGGAGCTCCCGTTGCGCATGCTCTTCGAGGCGCCGTCCGTGGCCGCGCTGGCCCGACGCATCGAGGCCGAGCTGCCTCCGGTGGAGAGCCGCGCATCGGCGCCGATGCAGGCGCGGACGAGATTCCGAAACGAGAACGAGCAGGGCGACACGGAGGAAGAGATGCTCTCTTTTGCCCAGCAGCGACTGTGGTTCCTGGACCAGTACAGGCCCGGCAGTCCCCTCTACAACATCCCCGCGGCGCTGCGGCTCAAGGGCTCGCTGGATGTGCCAGCGTTGGAGCAGGCCTTCACGGAGCTGGTGCGGCGTCACCAGTCCCTGCGCACCGTCTTCCAGTCGCGCGAGGGCAGGCCCATGCAGGTCATCTCCCGGAGCGCGCCTCCGCGAATCCTGCTCTCGGTGCAGGACCTGGCGCCGCTCTCCGAATCGGAGCGAGAGACAGAAGCACACCGCCGGGCATGGGCCGAGGCCCGTCGCCCCTTCGACCTGACACGCGGGCCGTTGCTTCGCACGGCGCTGCTCCGATTGGGGGCGCGTGAGCATCTGCTCCTTGTGACGCTGCATCACATCATCGCGGACGCGTGGTCCATCGCCGTGCTCATTCGCGAGGTGGTCACGCTCTATGAAGCCTTCAGCGAAGGCCGGCGTTCCCCCTTGCCCGAGTTGGGGATCCAGTATGCGGACTACGCCGTCCAGCAGCGCGAGTGGCTCCAGGGTGACGTGCTGGAGCGGCAGTTGACGTGGTGGCGCAAGCAGCTCGACGGTGTCCCCGCGATGTTGGAGCTGCCGACGGACCGGCCTCGTCCCGTGGAGGCTCGCAACCCGGGCGCGGTGCTCAAGGTGGACCTCTCGCGTGAGCTCACCCGCTCCCTCGTCAGCCTGTGCCAGCGCGAGGGCGCGACGCTGTTCATGGGCCTGCTGGCGGGGTTGCAGGCGCTGCTGTCGCGCTACTCGGGACAGGACGACATCTGCGTGGGGGCTCCCATCGCCGGGCGCCAGCAGATGGAAACCGAGGGGTTGATCGGCTTCTTCGTGAACACGCTGGTGCTGCGCACGAAGCTGGACGGGGACCCGACGTTCCGCGAGCTCTTGGGACGGGTGAGGGAGACGACGCTGGGCGCGTACTCGCACCAGGACGTGCCCTTCGAGAAGCTCGTCGAAGTGCTCCAGCCGGAGCGACAGCCGGGACACACGCCGTTCTTCCAGGTGGCGATGGTGTTGCTCAACACCCCGCCCATGGAGCTGTCCACGCCGGGGCTCTCCTTCGAGGCGATGGACGTGGACAGCGGCACGTCCAAGTTCGACTTCACGCTGATGCTCCGCGAGACGCCCACGGGCCTGACGGGCACGCTGGAGTACCGCACGGACTTGTACGAGCCCGCGTCGGCCGAGCGATTCGTCGCGCACCTGGAGCGACTGCTCGAGGGCGCTGTCGCCAATCCGCTCCACCGCGTCTCCGAGCTCCCGCTGGTGTCCGACGCGGATCGTCGCCTGGTACTGGAGGATTGGAACGCGACGAGCACGGGGCCTCGCTGGGAGGTCTGCGCGCACGAGCTGGTGGAGGCGCAGGCGAGGAGGACGCCGGAGGCGGTGGCGGTGGTGTGGGGAGGGGAGTCGCTGACGTACGCGGAGCTGGAGCGACGGGCGAATCAGCTGGCGTGGCACCTGGGAGCGCTGGGGGTGGGTGCGGGGGAGCGGGTGGGGTTGTGCATGGAGCGCTCGCTGGAGCAGCTGGTGGGGCTGTTGGGGATATTGAAGGCGGGAGCGGCGTACGTGCCGCTGGACGCGAAGTACCCGGCGGAGCGGCTGGGGTACATGGTGGAGGATGCGGGGGTGGCGCGGGTGCTGACGACGAAGCGTCAGCTGGGCGCACTGCCGGCGGGGGCGAAGAAGAAGGCGCTGTGCGTGGACGAGGAGGCGGGGGAGGTGGCGAAGCGTCCGGAGCTTGCGCCGCCGAGGGCGGTGCCACCGGGTGGCACGTGCTACGTGGTGTACACGTCGGGAAGCACGGGGAAGCCGAAGGGGGTGGCGCTGTCGCACGCGGCGCTGTGCAACCTCTTGCTATGGCAGAAGGCGCACTCGGTGAAGGCGGAGGCGAGGACGCTGCAATTCGCGTCGCTGAGCTTCGACGTGTCATTCCAGGAGATTTTCGCGACGTGGAGCGCGGGAGGGACGCTGGTGGTGCCGCCGGCGGCGCTGAGGCAGGACGTGCCGGCGCTGCTGGACTTCATGGCGAGCCAGCGGGTGGAGAGACTCTTCGTGCCCTTCGTGGCGCTGCAGGCGCTGGCGGACGCGGTGGCGCATGGGGCGAGGGTGCCCGAGTCGCTGCGAGAGGTGGTGACGGCGGGAGAGCAGCTGCAGGTGACGCCGGCGGTGGTGGCCTTCTTCGAGAAGCTGCCGGGGTGCGTGCTGGAGAACCAGTACGGCCCGTCGGAGACGCACGTGGTGAGTGCGTACCGGCTGAAGGGGCCGCCGGGGAGCTGGCCGAGGCTGCCGCCGATTGGAGTGCCGCTGCCGGACACGAAGCTGCTGGTGTTGGATGAGAAGGGGCGGCTGTGCCCGGTGGGGGTGGCGGGAGAGCTGCACATAGGAGGGGCGCAGCTGGCGCAGGGGTACCACGAGAGGGCGGAGCTGACGGCGAAGCGCTTCGTGCCGGACGGGTACGCGAGGGAGGTGGGGGCGAGGCTGTACCGGACGGGGGACAGGGCGAGGTGGAGGAGCGACGGGGTGGTGGAGTTTTTGGGGCGGTTGGACGCGCAGGTGAAGGTGAGGGGTTACCGGATAGAGCTGGCGGAGGTGGAGGCGGCGCTGCGTGAGTTGGAGGGGGTGAAGGACGCGGCGGTGGGGGTGCACGAGGAGACGCCGGGGGACAGGAGGCTGGTGGGGTACGTGGTGCCGAGGGCGGGGGCGGCATGGGAGCCGGAGGCACTGAAGGAGGCGCTGGGGCGCAAGCTGCCGGAGCACATGGTGCCGCCGGCGCTGGTGAGGCTGGAGGCACTGCCGCTGACGCCGAGCGGGAAGGTGGCGAGGGCGAAGCTGCCGGCGCCGGACCTGGCGAGCCTGAGGGGCGCGGCGCCCTTCGTGGCACCGAGAGACACGCTGGAGACGCAGCTGGCGGAGGCCTTCGCGTCGGTGCTGAAGCTGCCGCGGGTCAGCGTCACCGACAGCTTCTTCAGCCTCGGCGGCCACTCGCTGCTGGCGACGCAGGTGGTGGCGCGCATCCGCAATCGGCTCAAGGCGGACATCCACCTGACGACGCTCTTCGAGGCACCGTCCGTGGCCGCGCTGGCTCGACGCATCGAGGCCGCGCCGCGTGCGCCGCTGGCGACCCTGCCGCCCATCGTCCCCGCGCCCCGCGACAAGCCGGTGCCGCTGTCCTATTCACAGGAGCGCCTGTGGAAGCTGTTCAAGGCCAACCCCCAGTCCACGGCCTACAACCAGCCCGCGGCGTACCGCTTCAAGGGCGCGCTGAACCCCGACGCGCTCCGGGCCGCGGTCCAGGCCCTGGTGGATCGCCACGAGTCCCTGCGCACCACCTTCACCGAGGAGGCCGGTCAGCCCGTCCAGAAGGTCGCCGCGACGTCGCGAATCGACCTGCCGCTGGAGGACTTCCGGGCCCGCGAGGATCGCGAAGAAGAGGTCCTGCGCCGCATCGCCGAGGACGCGCGCAAGCCCTTCGACCTCACCCACGGTCCCCTGGTGCGCGGCGGCCTGATTCGCCTGGCGGACGACGAGTACCTGTTCATCTTCAGCAAGCACCACATCCTCTCGGATGGCTGGTCCGAGAGCGTCATCACCCGCGAGGTGGTCCACCTCTACACCGCCTTCGCGCGCGGCACGACGCCGTCGCTGCCTCCGCTGGTGATCCAGTATCCCGACTACGCCGCGTGGCAGCGCCGCTGGCTGTCCGGTGTCGAGCTGGAGTCCCGGCTGTCCTACTGGCGCAACGCCCTGGCGAAGGCGCCGAAGCTGCTGGAGCTGCCGCTCGACAAGCCCCGTCCTCCCACGCGGACGTTCAACGGCACCTGGATTCCCGTGTCGCTGGGCCGCGCGCGCAGTGACGCGCTCAACCTGCTGTGCCAACGCGAGCGCGTGACACCGTTCATGGCGCTGCTGTCCCTGTTCGGCACCTTGCTCTGCCGCCGGGCTCGACAGGAGGAGCTGGTCATTGGTTCACCCATCGCGAACCGCGCGCTCCCGGAGGTGGAGTCCCTCATCGGCCTGTTCGTCAACACCGTCGCGCTGAACGTGGATGTGCGCGGCAATCCCTCCTTCCGACAGCTGTTGGCCCGGGTGCGCGATGTCACCCTCGGCGCCTACGCGCACCAGGAGGTGCCGATCGACCAGGTGGTGGACACCCTCGTCCCCCAGCGGCAGCAGAACCGGGCGCCGCTCTTCCAGGTGATGTTCGTGCTCCAGAACACTCCCGCAGAATCGCTGGATCTGCCGGAGCTGACCTTGATGCCGATGCCGTCGGATCGCGGTGCCTCCATCTACGAGCTGACGCTCTCGCTCCAGGAGCAGGAGGACGGCTTCTGCGGTCTGCTGGAGTTCAACACCGACCTGTTCGAGCCCGACACCGCACGACGACTGTGTGGCGCCTTCTCCGCGCTCCTCGACGCGGTGCTGGCGACGCCGGACATGCGGGTCGGAATCGACGCGGTCATCCCAGGATTCGAAGGGCAGGAGTGA